From Cryptococcus neoformans var. grubii H99 chromosome 6, complete sequence:
GGCGCGGGGGACCATTGGCTGTAAGGTGATGAATGGGATTGTTGAGGGTAAAcctgttgctgctgaggAGAGGCAGAGTTGGGAGTGGCATAAGGCATGGTAGGGTAAAGGGAGGGTGCATGTTGAGCTCGGCTTTCGAGTTGAGGCTGAGGCTGAGGGAGTTGGTAGGCTTGTTGAGGAGGCACGAACGATTGGTAGCCGTTAGGAGGGTATTGACCATACAGCTGCGGTTGCGGCTGGTACTGTTGGGTGTAGTAGCtctgttgctgttgctgataCCTCCTcgcttgttcttcttgcgCCCGTCTAGCAGCATAAACCTGTTGTCCATCGAGAATTTGACCATAGAGGTTGACAGCTTGGGACAGTTTATCTTGCATCTCCATCAACATTTCTGTAGGTATCGTTAACAAAACTCTCTGGGCTGTAACAGGTGCTTACGTTGTTTTGTGCTTTTCTCCTCTACatttctcctcaacctctcgCCCACTGCGTTGGCCTGTTCCGCCAACACATGTGCATGTGGAAATCTTCTCAAATCTCGCTCACCGTACGCCGCCATCTGATCCATTGTGTTGCTAAACGTCAAAATCGTCTCATTCTCTCTCGGGGAAAGGTCGAATGTTGGCAGAGGTCTGTATTCTGGTTCTGGCGCTTCACCGAGGCCCGCTGGAGCTGATGGACGGGCTTCCATATCACGAAGAGAAGCCTCGATCGCAAGACGCATctgctcatcctcatcttcaacagTGCCATGCACCAAAGGAGGCTCGGAAGGAGTGAAATGGCTGTGGTTGCGGTTCTGATTATGTTGAGATTCCGCGAGAGAGAGTTCGATGGCTCGTTGAAGATCAGCATCAAGATCCGCTCTAGACCTCGGCGTACGCCCGGGGACAGCGGGAGCAGGAGCATCAACCTTGTTCCTCCCAGCTTTAGCCCAGCAGCCGTCGCACACTCGGACCTCTTCTGTGATTCCATATTTGGGTAAAGGCATGCTATGACTCGAGCACGCTTGGTCGAATACGAGACCACAGTTACGGCAATGGTGTTTACGGTTAGTAAATGTGAAGGCGGAGCGGCAGCGCATACACGCATCAGAGTCGACCCATGCAGGCGCAGTGGTCGTTGTcaagagatgagaagggACAGGAGcgggtggtggtgggaaaGTGATTCCTATACAGCTGTCAGCGCGGAAAATGCTAGGCAACCGGAAGACTTGCCAGAAGCCTTGAGCTCATTATAGACTTCTACAAAGAAGGATAGCTCTGACTTGGATTTGAAAGCAAGGGCCCATTGCTGAAAGTATTTGATGAGCATCTGCTTGACTTCCGGGCTAGTCGTCTATGATAGAGCTTAATAATCAACATATGAGACAAAAGCAACTGTTACTTACTGTTGCTTTGATGAGGTTTGACAACTCATCCACAAATTCCTTACTAGCTACTTCTAGCAAGAAATGATCTCCTCCATTCTTGATACAGGTATCTGTAAGCTGCACGCGGTCGGTCAGCTTCAATCCGTCGGCGAGTGCACGAATAAATATCGCTTACCCCGATGGCATACATCTGTACTCTCCCGTTTTTACTGgctatcctcttcttcaagctttgCATTGCCATTTTGGGCTGCACAGCCTTTGAGCGGATCATATCTGCAACCTCCAAGGCGGTCGCGATGTCTTCTGATTGAGGATACGGGAGGTTCAGAGGGGAACACGCCTTCTCTGCGATAGGGTTTGTGAGTGGAGAGCAATAGTATAACAGAAAAGAACTAACCAGCAAGCTCCTCGAACTGAGGGTTTGTAGTGTTTCCCCATAGCCATGACATGATGGATGATTACTGGAGGACGGGCGATTGCGACGTTGAATTACAACGGGGAATGGCGGTTGGCTTTGTTCTCGGCGACAAAGGACTCTCGGCGCGGAAGCAAATCGTTGGGACTAGGATAAGGACGGTGGCGGATGATAAAGACTGCGGATACAGGCGGTGAGAATGGAGTGGTGGATGGAAGGTAAGAGAGTGGCAATAAACGGCGATCGTAGAGACAATATGAATAGTCAGAGTTACGAGTACTCGTAGAGAGGACTGATGATGCATCCGCCGCTGCTGAAAGCCGGAACAGATCGGGacaccacctccacccaACCTCTTCGCCCAGTTCCCACGGTCGATTGTCCTCACCTCCCCTATCGGCGTTTCGGAAATAGCGTGCGAGgctttcctctctccgcCATCCGCTACTCGCTCACTCAGCATCGGGTTCATCCTGCCTCCCctattccttccttcctacttcacttcatctccttcttacCTATCTCCCATTCCCTGCTATTCCCACAGGTAGACAGAGAATTGGGAAAATCACTCATCCGGAGACACGGCCACAAGTCTCGCCAACCCGCCTCAAAACTCGCCAACCCGACCCTGGCTCCGATTTCATCCTATACCCACCATATTCATCTCGCCATCCATCTGCCCGACACATTGAATCCGACACGTAAAATTCAAATACAGCTTCTTGTTGTAGTACTGTCAAGGGagaaaataaaataaaaaatagagaaaggaaggaacagGAGTGAAAGTGGAGATTAACAAGGCAATCGGCAAACAAAACGACAGCACGCCACCATGACAGTCACATTTCCTTACTCCTCTGCGCCTGTTAAACAGGTCAAGGAGATTCAGTTTGGTATCATGAGCCCAGAGGAGATTGTGCGTTGTCATTTCAAGCCTTGCCACTTACAAAATAGCAATGGGAGTGGCATCCGCTAATGTTTGCCACAGAAAGCCTTTTCTGTCGCCAAAATCGAATCCACCGAGGTCTTGGATGAGAATGGGAAGCAGAAAGTTGGAGGTCTGATGGATCCCAAGATGGGCAGTAAGTCGTCCCGCCTTGCGCGGTGATGACCTTGTTTACCCTTTTTGTGTTTTCTTTGCAGCCATCGACAGGAATTTTAAATGTCAAACATGTCTCGAAGGCATGTCCGAATGTCCAGGTCACTTTGGTCATATCGAACTTGCCAGACCGGTTTTTCACCAGGGTTTCATTGtcaaggtgaagaagatcttGGAGTGTGTTTGCTATAGCTGTGGGAAGCTCAAGGTCGACATGGTGTGTTGACACTTTTATTTCCGTTTTGGGTTGACGCTGATTGTTTGATTGTTTCTCTAGCGAGATCCGATGGTAGCAAATGCCGTTCGACGTATCAAGGCTCAACACCGACTCAAAGCCATTTGGGCCCTCGCtaaggacaagaagattTGTGAACCTGATGAGCTGGATGAGAAGGATAACGGCGATGCCACATTTGAGGACGAGTACCTACAGGAACAAAAGGCGGCATTGAAGGGTCACGGTGGTTGTGGTCACGAACAACCCGTATGGAGAAAAAAGGGATTAAAATTGATGGGTGTCTGGAAGCCTACTGACAAGGGAGAGGTGAGTTTATTTTCGTTGTTCCACCCACGGGTCATTCTAAATGTTAGCAGGATGAGGCTGCTGAACCAGAGGAACGCAATGTTTCTCCAGGGGAAGTTTACAACATCCTTAAAAAGATCACTCCCGAGGATCTGCACATCATGGGTCTCAATGCCGACTATGCCCGGCCCGATTGGATGATCCTTACTGTTCTTCCTGTACCTCCTGCAGCTGTCCGACCTTCAATTGCCGTCGACGGTGGTGCCATGCGTAGTGAAGATGATTTGACCTACAAGCTTTCACAAATCATCAAGTTCAATGGCGTCGTACGTCGAATGGAGGCGGAAGGTGTACCACCCAGTGTCGTGAACGAACAGTTTGACTTGCTTCAGTATCATGTGTGTACTTACATGGACAATGATATCGCCGGATTGCCTAGAGATCAACAGAAGGGAGGTAGGGCCATCAAGGCTATCAGGGCGAGGttaaaaggaaaagaaggtcGTATGAGAGGTAATCTGATGGGAAAGCGTGTCGACTTTTCAGCGCGAACGGTTATTACCGGTGACCCCAACTTGCAATTGGATCAGGTCGGTGTGCCCAAGAGTATCGCCATGACTTTGACATACCCTGAGCGAGGTGAGTTCTCTGAGTACTTCCTGCTCTCACCTCCACTGATTTATCTAAATTTAGTTACTCCATACAACATTGTCTATCTTCAAACACTTGTCAACAATGGTCCGGCCACCTATCCTGGTGCTCGATACTACGTCAAAGACACTGGAGAACGAGTTGATTTGAAGTACCGCAAGTCAGGTGAACCGATCAGTTTGCAGTTTGGTTGGATTGTGGAAAGACAtttgaaggatggagagtgAGTTCAAGTCGTAtgattggaagaagaaagattTGAATTGACAAACAACAGCTATGTATTGTTTAACCGACAACCGAGTTTGCATAAAATGTCCATGATGTCCCATCGAGTCAAGTTGATGAATTATTCCAGTAAGTGGCCTCAACATACACACTGGGCACACGCTAATTCTTTTGTTTAGCTTTCCGTTTGAACCTTTCAGTGTATGTTCCGCAAGTACTTTCTCAAGGCGTTTTATTGACAATAGCATAGTACTTCACCTTATAATGCCGATTTCGACGGTGATGAAATGAACTTGCAGTAAGTACAGAAAAAGTCGAGCAGCGGGGGTCGAGATTGACAGATCTGCAGCGTTCCGCAGAGTGAAGAGACTAGAGCAGAGTTGAGTCAGATTGCTTGGGTTCCCAGACAAGTACGTGATATATCAAGCGTATTAAAATCTAAGCTGACGACAGAGCTAGATTGTCTCGCCCCAAGCGAACAAGCCAGTTATGGGCATTGTCCAGGACACTCTGTGTGGTATTCGTAAATTCACTCTCCGAGACAATTTCCTCGATTGGCTTCAAGTTCAAcacattcttctttggcttcCCGAATGGAACGGAACCATCCCCCCACCCGCCATTTTCAAGCCCAAGCCCATGTGGACCGGTAAACAGCTTTTATCCATGACCATTCCTAAGGGAATCAACATCACCTATAAAAACAACGAAAAGCCTTCTCCTATTGACGTGACGGATGAGAATGTGTTGATCGAGAATGGAGAGTTGGTGCACGGAACGATTGTCAA
This genomic window contains:
- a CDS encoding vacuolar protein sorting-associated protein 27, coding for MSWLWGNTTNPQFEELAEKACSPLNLPYPQSEDIATALEVADMIRSKAVQPKMAMQSLKKRIASKNGRVQMYAIGLTDTCIKNGGDHFLLEVASKEFVDELSNLIKATTTSPEVKQMLIKYFQQWALAFKSKSELSFFVEVYNELKASGITFPPPPAPVPSHLLTTTTAPAWVDSDACMRCRSAFTFTNRKHHCRNCGLVFDQACSSHSMPLPKYGITEEVRVCDGCWAKAGRNKVDAPAPAVPGRTPRSRADLDADLQRAIELSLAESQHNQNRNHSHFTPSEPPLVHGTVEDEDEQMRLAIEASLRDMEARPSAPAGLGEAPEPEYRPLPTFDLSPRENETILTFSNTMDQMAAYGERDLRRFPHAHVLAEQANAVGERLRRNVEEKSTKQQMLMEMQDKLSQAVNLYGQILDGQQVYAARRAQEEQARRYQQQQQSYYTQQYQPQPQLYGQYPPNGYQSFVPPQQAYQLPQPQPQLESRAQHAPSLYPTMPYATPNSASPQQQQVYPQQSHSSPYSQWSPAPSHVQSGLARQASVVVPPVSSPVLAGVQRQASMTYGAPIPVAEHPQGQQQQYTSAPPVDIPSAPPPVDLSTHPSSPQRHSYIPSQPPTQSQYESQPQEIPSQQEMQYGASAPPPDSVGSYVSEGTVGSVKSGHEQEHAAPQSQPQPQPMVSAKTQTQLQSQLQAQPQQNQYAAQTQLPAGVYNAASFPQPLPPTIFPDAPVEAPKGLEKEEKEEALLIEL